Proteins encoded in a region of the Niveispirillum cyanobacteriorum genome:
- a CDS encoding phage major capsid protein, producing MPVDINALRQERAKKYDALTAILDGATGGMTADQQTAFNAAEKAVQELDETIKAAERAQALRASRAVPSNTTTADDNRPADRVPATAAEKDEPGIGLARYTRAIVAAKGNLEQAHSWAAAQFGESNPVVLDLAAAMQTNDLGGGGIFVPERLSAEMIPLLYPRTVIRRKSRSVPLVGGTDTIPTVEKGINAYYIGEGDDITTDEPSFGAINFKEREIASLVPLSNKLLRLGRAGPAAAGVDKYVRDMMVDGFAQAEDTAFYRGAGTGAAPKGLVRFILASAKFNATGGQTPTAVQIDSDTRKMILALSLASIPMIDPAWLMHDRVFLFLQDLRDSNGNKVYPSLSEPTPTFRGYPVERFNRIPVNLSDGTNSDCTEIAFGDFSFSMVADSYQLRIDASDTASYKQGNTLVSAYSKNQTLIRGLAGHDYGVSRQAAFTLLQNCRWGS from the coding sequence ATGCCCGTCGATATCAACGCGCTTCGCCAGGAACGCGCGAAGAAGTATGACGCCCTGACCGCCATCCTTGATGGCGCGACCGGCGGGATGACCGCGGACCAGCAGACCGCCTTCAACGCCGCCGAGAAGGCTGTTCAGGAGCTGGACGAGACGATCAAGGCCGCCGAGCGGGCCCAGGCTCTGCGGGCGTCCAGGGCTGTCCCCAGCAACACGACCACTGCCGACGACAATCGGCCGGCCGACCGCGTGCCGGCCACCGCCGCGGAGAAGGACGAGCCCGGCATCGGCCTGGCCCGCTATACGCGCGCCATCGTCGCCGCTAAAGGCAACCTGGAGCAGGCTCACTCCTGGGCGGCCGCCCAATTCGGCGAGAGCAACCCTGTTGTTCTGGATCTGGCAGCCGCCATGCAGACTAATGATCTGGGCGGCGGAGGAATCTTCGTGCCCGAGCGGCTGTCTGCGGAAATGATCCCGCTGCTGTATCCGCGCACTGTGATCCGCCGTAAGAGCCGCTCCGTTCCGCTGGTTGGTGGGACGGACACCATCCCCACCGTGGAAAAGGGCATCAACGCCTACTACATCGGCGAGGGTGATGATATCACCACCGACGAGCCGTCCTTCGGCGCGATCAACTTCAAGGAGCGCGAGATCGCTTCGCTCGTTCCACTCAGCAACAAGCTGTTGCGTCTGGGGCGCGCTGGACCTGCCGCCGCTGGCGTGGACAAGTATGTTCGCGATATGATGGTCGATGGCTTTGCCCAGGCCGAGGATACGGCTTTCTACCGTGGTGCCGGCACGGGTGCGGCACCGAAGGGACTGGTGCGGTTCATTCTGGCAAGTGCCAAGTTCAACGCGACGGGCGGGCAGACGCCGACGGCGGTCCAGATCGACAGCGACACGCGCAAGATGATCCTGGCGCTGTCGCTCGCCAGTATTCCCATGATTGATCCGGCTTGGCTAATGCATGATCGCGTGTTCCTCTTCCTTCAGGACCTGCGGGACAGCAATGGCAATAAGGTCTATCCGAGCCTGAGTGAGCCGACGCCGACATTCCGCGGCTATCCGGTTGAGCGGTTCAACCGTATCCCGGTCAACCTTTCGGACGGCACCAATTCGGACTGCACGGAGATCGCCTTCGGCGACTTCAGCTTCTCCATGGTCGCGGACAGCTACCAACTCCGGATCGATGCCAGCGACACCGCAAGCTACAAGCAGGGCAACACTCTGGTCAGCGCTTACAGCAAGAACCAAACCCTGATCCGGGGTCTGGCCGGCCACGATTACGGCGTTTCCCGTCAGGCGGCCTTCACGCTGCTGCAGAACTGCCGCTGGGGTTCGTAA
- a CDS encoding S49 family peptidase encodes MTTVFDALTAEPWAIQPDWLPRLAALAQRQGMEKDTAEAARVLREQTLAMAAGPSARRLEGARYAMVTAGGVAILPIFGPIFPRANLMTEMSGATSVAALQNDYRLALANADIGATLFLLDTPGGAVSGINAMADTIHAGRKHKPTVAFVAGAAASAGYWIASATSAIHMERTAMVGSIGVVAALPKQVEPGSDGSIAVEIVSSNAPNKRPDPTTEEGAATIRATLDAIEAQFIADVARGRATTPTRIKSDFGQGGVLVGRAAVEAGMADGIKSYDQVLAELTAQVSNKRRADALRK; translated from the coding sequence ATGACGACGGTTTTCGACGCGCTCACCGCGGAACCCTGGGCCATTCAGCCCGACTGGCTTCCCCGCCTGGCGGCGCTTGCGCAGCGCCAGGGCATGGAAAAGGACACGGCCGAAGCTGCCCGGGTGTTGCGCGAGCAGACCCTTGCCATGGCCGCCGGCCCGTCGGCGCGCCGGCTGGAGGGCGCGCGCTATGCCATGGTCACCGCCGGCGGCGTGGCCATTCTGCCGATCTTCGGGCCGATCTTCCCGCGCGCCAACCTGATGACCGAGATGTCGGGCGCCACCTCGGTGGCGGCCCTGCAGAACGATTATCGGCTGGCTCTGGCCAATGCCGATATCGGCGCGACCCTGTTTCTGCTGGATACGCCGGGTGGTGCCGTCAGTGGCATCAATGCTATGGCCGATACCATCCATGCCGGGCGCAAGCATAAGCCGACCGTGGCTTTTGTGGCCGGCGCCGCGGCGTCGGCGGGTTATTGGATCGCGTCCGCCACCAGTGCCATCCACATGGAGCGCACGGCCATGGTCGGCTCTATCGGTGTCGTCGCGGCCCTGCCCAAGCAGGTGGAGCCCGGAAGCGATGGCTCCATCGCAGTGGAGATCGTTAGCAGCAACGCCCCGAACAAGCGGCCGGACCCGACCACGGAGGAGGGTGCTGCCACTATTCGCGCGACGCTGGACGCCATCGAGGCGCAGTTCATCGCCGATGTTGCACGCGGCCGCGCCACGACGCCCACCCGGATCAAATCCGATTTCGGCCAGGGCGGCGTTCTGGTCGGCCGGGCGGCTGTCGAGGCCGGCATGGCCGATGGCATCAAGAGCTACGACCAAGTCCTGGCCGAATTAACGGCCCAGGTTTCGAACAAACGCCGCGCGGACGCGCTGCGCAAGTAA
- a CDS encoding phage portal protein, protein MGWISGVMGAPAASETSGTSDPSGWLTDLFGGIITETGIRVSVSDALQVPGVAAAVQVLADDLAKVPISLHRRLPTGSEVAKDHPLHAMLSGWPAPWLSSFQWRRTLIHNALTRGNAYSRAKRSAEGVISRLTLLQPGSTTQRWTDEGEPFFDIAGPSGERGLSWQDVLHVPYRASSDGAVNGGILGVSPIAQHKEMLALCIATERFAAKFFKNGARPSAVIEMDNKFPDDTTAARIRAGLERTYGGVDNAFRIAILELGMKLKEFSFNNSDSQLVELRKEQATACAQIFGVPPHKIGILDRATFSNIEHQGIDYVTGPVSALARGLETAVETSCLTTDERQEYFVEIDLDDLKRGDMLNRYRAYAIGRQWGWLSADDILAWESMNPLPEGKGKTYLTPINMAPAGTDTSRDDGPEPKDKQER, encoded by the coding sequence ATGGGCTGGATCAGCGGCGTCATGGGCGCGCCGGCGGCGTCCGAGACCTCTGGCACGTCGGATCCGAGCGGCTGGTTGACGGACCTGTTTGGCGGGATCATCACGGAAACCGGCATTCGCGTGTCCGTGAGCGATGCCTTGCAGGTGCCGGGTGTCGCGGCGGCTGTGCAGGTCCTGGCGGACGACCTCGCCAAGGTGCCAATCTCGCTGCATCGGCGGCTGCCGACCGGGAGCGAGGTCGCCAAGGACCACCCGTTGCACGCGATGCTGTCGGGTTGGCCGGCGCCGTGGCTCAGTTCGTTCCAGTGGCGCCGGACGCTGATCCACAACGCCTTGACACGCGGCAATGCCTACAGCCGTGCGAAGCGATCCGCCGAAGGCGTTATATCCCGGCTCACGCTGCTTCAGCCAGGCAGCACTACACAGCGCTGGACGGATGAGGGGGAGCCGTTTTTCGATATTGCGGGCCCATCTGGAGAGCGGGGCCTATCCTGGCAGGATGTTCTGCACGTGCCGTATCGCGCATCGTCGGATGGAGCGGTAAATGGCGGCATCCTGGGCGTGTCGCCCATCGCCCAGCACAAAGAGATGCTGGCGCTCTGCATCGCCACCGAGCGGTTCGCTGCCAAGTTCTTCAAGAACGGGGCTAGGCCGAGTGCCGTGATCGAGATGGACAACAAATTTCCGGACGATACGACTGCCGCACGTATTCGGGCCGGCCTGGAGCGCACCTACGGTGGCGTGGACAATGCCTTCCGGATCGCCATCCTGGAACTGGGGATGAAGCTGAAGGAATTCAGCTTCAACAATTCCGACAGCCAACTTGTCGAGCTGCGGAAGGAGCAGGCTACTGCCTGTGCCCAGATATTCGGGGTGCCGCCACACAAGATCGGGATTCTGGATCGAGCCACGTTCTCTAATATCGAACACCAGGGTATCGACTATGTCACCGGCCCCGTTTCGGCCCTGGCCCGCGGTCTGGAGACGGCGGTCGAGACGTCCTGCCTGACGACCGACGAGCGCCAGGAATATTTCGTTGAGATCGACCTGGATGACCTGAAGCGCGGCGACATGCTGAATCGCTACAGGGCCTACGCGATCGGGCGTCAGTGGGGGTGGCTGAGCGCAGATGACATTCTGGCCTGGGAAAGCATGAACCCGCTGCCGGAGGGCAAGGGCAAGACCTACCTGACGCCAATCAACATGGCGCCGGCAGGGACGGACACCTCTAGGGATGATGGGCCTGAGCCCAAGGACAAGCAGGAACGCTGA
- a CDS encoding terminase large subunit: protein MAQPNRNPARHRQSGAGAGQQAGPIATPHYDKALAYARDVVKGGVPACKWVKLASQRHLDDLERAKREGFAYEFSPVKAEKICRFISLLPHTKGKWAKKDPANPRAHLITLEPWQCFVIGVPFGWLRRSDGTRRYRLMYVEVPRKNGKSIIAAGIGLYMFCADGEEGAEVYSGATIEKQAWEVFRPAKLMVERSPKLRARFGVKVNAANLHIKSNESKFEPVIGKPGDGASPSCSITDEYHEHATSAQLDTMVTGMGARAQPMAIIITTAGDNIAGPCYDMRGTICKILDGAIQDDEKFGIVYTIDDGDDWANPAILRKANPNFGVSVLEDFLLARQREAVNSARARGRFLTKHLNCWVNALSGYFDMRAWADCARVNICLDDYEGRRIIVGLDLASKIDIASLKILILPEEEGGPHISFGIHYLPEATVDLPENEHYQAWRADGFLRVTDGNIIDFELIEEDILDLASRFKLQFVVYDPHQATYLVTRLQKVGVPVQEYRPLVLNFSEPMKQLDAFVRARQWVHDGCPVMTWMMSNVVSKPDKKGNVYPNKETAEKKIDGPVALISALGKAMAGEEDNTMPRDFELKVW from the coding sequence ATGGCTCAGCCTAACCGCAACCCTGCCCGGCACCGACAGTCCGGCGCTGGTGCTGGGCAGCAAGCTGGGCCAATAGCCACGCCCCATTACGACAAGGCCCTGGCCTATGCGCGCGATGTGGTCAAAGGCGGTGTTCCGGCCTGCAAATGGGTAAAGTTGGCCAGCCAGCGGCACTTGGACGATCTTGAGCGGGCGAAGCGGGAGGGCTTCGCATACGAGTTCAGCCCCGTGAAAGCGGAAAAAATCTGCCGGTTCATTTCCCTGCTGCCCCACACCAAGGGCAAATGGGCGAAAAAGGACCCGGCAAATCCCAGGGCGCACCTGATCACCCTGGAGCCGTGGCAGTGCTTCGTGATTGGGGTGCCGTTCGGCTGGCTCAGGCGGTCGGACGGCACGCGACGGTACCGGCTGATGTATGTCGAGGTGCCGCGTAAGAACGGCAAAAGCATCATCGCCGCGGGCATCGGCCTCTATATGTTCTGCGCCGATGGCGAGGAGGGTGCGGAGGTCTATTCCGGCGCCACAATCGAAAAGCAGGCTTGGGAGGTGTTCCGCCCGGCGAAACTGATGGTGGAGCGCTCGCCCAAGCTTCGGGCGCGCTTCGGAGTGAAGGTCAACGCCGCCAACCTGCACATTAAGAGCAATGAATCCAAATTCGAGCCAGTGATCGGTAAGCCGGGCGACGGAGCTTCGCCATCCTGTTCGATCACGGACGAATACCACGAACACGCCACGTCGGCGCAGCTCGACACCATGGTCACGGGCATGGGCGCTCGGGCGCAGCCCATGGCGATCATCATCACCACGGCGGGCGATAACATCGCCGGCCCCTGCTACGACATGAGGGGGACTATCTGTAAAATCCTGGATGGTGCGATCCAGGATGATGAGAAGTTCGGCATCGTCTACACGATCGACGATGGGGATGACTGGGCAAATCCGGCCATCCTGAGGAAGGCCAACCCGAATTTCGGCGTGTCGGTGCTGGAAGATTTCCTGCTGGCCCGCCAGCGGGAGGCGGTGAACAGCGCCAGGGCCCGTGGCCGGTTCCTGACCAAGCACCTGAATTGCTGGGTCAATGCGCTCAGTGGCTATTTCGACATGAGGGCCTGGGCCGATTGCGCCAGGGTCAACATCTGTCTCGACGATTATGAGGGGCGGCGGATCATCGTCGGCCTCGACCTGGCATCGAAGATTGATATCGCTTCGCTAAAGATACTGATCCTTCCGGAGGAAGAGGGTGGGCCGCACATCTCGTTCGGCATCCACTATCTGCCTGAGGCGACGGTCGATCTGCCGGAGAACGAGCATTATCAGGCGTGGCGGGCTGATGGGTTCCTACGGGTCACTGACGGCAACATCATCGACTTCGAGCTGATCGAGGAAGACATCCTCGACCTCGCCAGCCGGTTCAAACTGCAGTTCGTCGTCTACGACCCTCACCAGGCAACGTATCTGGTCACCCGATTGCAGAAGGTGGGCGTGCCAGTCCAGGAATATCGCCCGCTGGTGCTAAACTTCAGCGAGCCGATGAAGCAATTGGACGCCTTCGTGAGGGCCCGACAGTGGGTCCATGACGGGTGCCCGGTCATGACGTGGATGATGTCCAACGTGGTGTCGAAGCCCGACAAGAAGGGCAACGTCTACCCCAACAAAGAGACTGCCGAGAAGAAGATCGACGGCCCAGTCGCGCTGATCAGCGCGCTGGGAAAGGCAATGGCTGGCGAAGAGGACAACACAATGCCAAGAGATTTCGAACTGAAGGTCTGGTGA
- a CDS encoding phage terminase small subunit P27 family: MKQLAGTAQPCRMNPLAPRPEEGIPLPPDWISTKARDVWNYVAPLLEQMGVLTEADGVALEGYCEAYADARAARESLSLPLILRSKNPATGEQEELVLAEAGERYYWTFGKGGPMRRARPELADIADADRRVAMWSAKFGNNPADRSRVAGGAPDDRNPFDDF; this comes from the coding sequence ATGAAGCAGTTGGCCGGCACGGCACAGCCTTGCCGGATGAACCCTCTCGCGCCCAGGCCGGAAGAGGGCATTCCGCTGCCACCGGACTGGATTTCGACCAAAGCCCGTGACGTGTGGAACTATGTGGCGCCCTTGCTTGAGCAGATGGGTGTTCTCACAGAAGCCGACGGCGTCGCCCTGGAGGGTTATTGCGAGGCCTACGCGGACGCCAGGGCCGCGAGGGAAAGTCTATCGCTGCCTCTGATCCTTCGCTCAAAGAACCCGGCGACCGGCGAGCAGGAGGAGTTGGTCCTGGCCGAGGCCGGCGAGCGCTATTACTGGACATTCGGCAAGGGCGGCCCGATGCGGCGGGCCCGACCAGAGCTGGCGGATATCGCCGATGCCGACCGACGTGTGGCGATGTGGTCGGCGAAGTTTGGGAATAACCCGGCCGACCGGTCTCGCGTGGCCGGCGGTGCCCCTGACGACAGGAACCCGTTCGACGACTTCTGA
- a CDS encoding HNH endonuclease produces the protein MPQRPDTFRPPGWKPAPAKQPQAHDPFYGSAIWKALRSKAKQRDGFQCVGLPDRPCRTPNNGRGGRLIVDHIDPRREGGSDELSNLRTLCPACDNRRHGRRG, from the coding sequence ATGCCGCAGCGCCCTGATACCTTTCGTCCGCCTGGCTGGAAGCCAGCTCCGGCTAAACAGCCTCAGGCTCATGATCCATTCTATGGATCAGCCATTTGGAAGGCGCTCCGAAGCAAGGCAAAGCAGCGCGACGGTTTCCAGTGTGTCGGATTGCCAGACCGGCCCTGTAGAACGCCAAACAATGGGCGCGGTGGCAGGCTGATTGTCGATCATATTGATCCTAGGCGAGAGGGTGGAAGTGACGAGCTTTCCAACCTCCGAACGCTGTGCCCTGCCTGCGACAATCGACGACATGGGCGGCGGGGGTGA
- a CDS encoding YdaU family protein, with the protein MARPWYKRNPKDALTGMMKLTLEEKGAYNVVIDLIYLHGGPVDDDEGYIARFCGCSVRKWRALRDQLLAAGRLYRTPDGRISDERAEAELAPNQAEGEAFAESAAKSHRKRAENAAKTPQEIPENGHDLADINDLKENRLLHRGRVSESRYQNITAAEDASGREEISGPDRGGGPSVALSAEEPSPADALIQAFDAAILTAWGPDTVRVVVPGDDRTASRWVDAGVTPEQVRRVAGRVFDRMRRAGRTPPKALGYLTDSLTEDMTSAATPLLVPKPAQMAGAVTGSDPEDAKWQARMSGWRRNKFWSDDLFGPAPGEPGCRVPAKYLNAEMVQ; encoded by the coding sequence ATGGCTCGTCCCTGGTACAAGCGAAACCCCAAGGATGCCCTGACCGGGATGATGAAACTCACCCTGGAAGAAAAGGGCGCCTACAATGTCGTCATCGACCTGATCTACCTGCATGGTGGCCCGGTCGATGACGATGAGGGCTATATCGCGCGATTCTGCGGCTGTTCCGTCCGCAAGTGGCGGGCGCTTCGCGATCAGTTGCTTGCTGCCGGTCGCCTGTACCGCACGCCGGACGGCAGGATCAGCGACGAGCGGGCGGAGGCCGAACTGGCCCCCAATCAGGCCGAAGGTGAGGCCTTTGCCGAAAGTGCCGCGAAAAGCCATCGAAAGCGCGCTGAAAACGCCGCGAAAACACCGCAAGAAATCCCTGAAAATGGCCATGACTTAGCCGATATCAATGACTTAAAGGAAAATCGGCTATTGCATCGCGGGCGGGTTTCAGAATCCAGATATCAGAATATTACTGCTGCTGAAGACGCGAGCGGGCGCGAGGAAATTTCAGGACCTGACCGGGGCGGCGGGCCATCGGTCGCGTTGTCGGCGGAGGAGCCATCGCCGGCAGATGCACTCATCCAGGCCTTTGACGCCGCGATCCTTACCGCCTGGGGGCCGGATACGGTGCGGGTGGTGGTGCCGGGCGATGACCGCACGGCCAGCCGGTGGGTCGATGCCGGGGTGACGCCCGAACAGGTCCGCCGTGTGGCGGGGCGGGTGTTTGACCGGATGCGCCGCGCCGGCCGGACGCCGCCGAAAGCCCTGGGCTATCTGACCGACAGCCTGACCGAGGACATGACCAGCGCCGCCACCCCGCTGCTGGTGCCTAAGCCCGCGCAGATGGCCGGTGCGGTGACCGGCAGCGACCCCGAAGACGCCAAATGGCAGGCGCGGATGAGCGGGTGGCGGCGCAACAAGTTCTGGAGCGACGATCTGTTCGGGCCCGCCCCTGGCGAGCCGGGTTGCCGGGTGCCGGCGAAATATCTCAACGCGGAGATGGTGCAATGA